Part of the Paenibacillus kyungheensis genome, CTTATGACTCATGGCAACATAAAACTTTACAAAAAACCGTATCTTTTAAAGGCGATCTATTATTAGACGCTTCAATAAAGATAGAATCAGGAGAAGCTGAAAGAATTATTGAAGTGGATACCTGGTCTACTTTTTACGATAAGCAGTCTGGTTGGATTTGTATAGGTCATCCTGAATGCCATCTTGCAGAAATAGCGATCGAATTTGCTTCTTCTACTATAGCTATTTTAGAAAACTATACCTTGAAAGCTATCTGGCTGAAGCCTCATTTTGTGACTTAAAATAGAGTACAACGAATAGAGATCATATTGTTAAAAAGTGTTCACACAAAAAAGAGATAGATTCATTTATATGAACCTATCTCTTTTTGATTTTACTTTACACCAAGTGCTTATAATACAAATTTGTAGCATCTAATCCATCATTTCCAGACTTGGCGTAGTTCGGGATTTGTCCGGCTTGGATATAGCCTAATGACTGATAAAGAAGATTGGAAGGATCTCCATCTCGGGTATCCAGTACAAGTAGAATACGGTTTTCTTCTGTTGCTTTGTGTTCGATATGTTCCATCAGTTGGCGAGCAGTACCATGACGGCGGTAGTTCAGGTGTACCATAAGCTTGGCTACTTCAGCTCGGTGATCTCCATTGGGCTTGGTACATAGATGTAATTGAATCGTACCGGCAATAATATTGTTGATTTTGGCAACATACAATAA contains:
- a CDS encoding GNAT family N-acetyltransferase; translated protein: MSDMLVQIVDAGASIGFLPPMDHAEANTYWGQVLQPGTLLYVAKINNIIAGTIQLHLCTKPNGDHRAEVAKLMVHLNYRRHGTARQLMEHIEHKATEENRILLVLDTRDGDPSNLLYQSLGYIQAGQIPNYAKSGNDGLDATNLYYKHLV